The following are encoded together in the Salvelinus alpinus chromosome 37, SLU_Salpinus.1, whole genome shotgun sequence genome:
- the LOC139565674 gene encoding RAD9, HUS1, RAD1-interacting nuclear orphan protein 1-like, with protein sequence TPPPAPRGRKKFLSATSVLDRSSHLSRKSSVCKFQALSFQRRSTVQSLHQKHARGKKAVESALGAHEEQQGLQAHKVGSLSTEYLSNQDETETPTPRTSLRKGTAERRRLSEVTPEDAASTSSRCVGVLRTAAANVARHCKSPASCSARTPASATHHTPGTDNVFSPLDVETPELHHDGSSSFLRLLLPASQPMTPPHTVTSEILATDTPERDYGVKVTWRRKGLMRLLRD encoded by the coding sequence ACTCCGCCCCCTGCACCCAGAGGAAGGAAGAAGTTCCTCTCTGCAACAAGCGTTCTTGACAGGAGTTCTCACTTATCCAGAAAAAGTAGTGTTTGCAAGTTCCAAGCCTTATCTTTTCAGAGAAGGTCAACAGTCCAATCTCTCCATCAAAAGCATGCACGTGGAAAGAAAGCTGTAGAATCTGCTCTTGGGGCCCATGAGGAGCAGCAGGGCTTGCAAGCGCATAAGGTCGGCTCTCTAAGTACAGAGTACCTAAGTAACCAAGATGAAACGGAGACACCAACACCGAGAACTTCTCTCAGGAAAGGGACAGCTGAGAGGAGACGGTTGTCAGAGGTAACACCGGAAGATGCAGCATCAACCTCTAGCAGATGTGTGGGGGTCCTTAGAACGGCAGCTGCCAATGTTGCCAGACATTGCAAGAGCCCAGCGTCATGCTCTGCTCGGACTCCTGCCTCAGCAACACACCACACCCCTGGCACGGACAATGTCTTCTCCCCACTTGATGTAGAGACTCCAGAATTACACCATGATGGTAGTTCCTCCTTTCTTCGCCTCCTGTTGCCTGCGTCACAGCCGATGACCCCGCCACACACCGTGACTTCAGAGATTTTAGCAACAGACACCCCAGAGAGGGACTATGGAGTCAAGGTTACATGGAGGAGGAAAGGGCTGATGAGGTTGCTGAGGGACTGA
- the LOC139565672 gene encoding forkhead box protein M1-like isoform X1 yields MRQSPRRPLILRRRKLPFQLNEPTLDGSIDEPDGLRHKGPSTSKPSGGQCFPDGIRIMDHPTMPGTQVVVIPKTADLQSVIGALTAKGKECGSQGPNKFILLSGGGCIEDGADSFSQPSYMRARSSGRSSMALVTQPEKATTMDCLKDTRTLTTIKPLNRDLDCSPLDDSLTNIQWLGRMNTDGLEPDPAKKAANKENHDACQQILQSQSERMEAHMVVKDPLSERPPYSYMAMIQFAINSKKSRRMTLKEIYTWIEDHFPYFRKVAKPGWKNSIRHNLSLHDMFIRETTQDGKISYWTIRPEANRCLTLDQVYKTESDPTSVSSRTMQVCDQHQQKRIAPEIKKTSASAPERKMKPLLPRADSYLVPIQLPFTQSLFLSSSTQFPLSAPQQKSSSTGGGKRVRIAPKVTYSDASTVMLYAPPVEEMKEEQVCVPLTSVTPRAILTNTRKEVSSSRRKQRLVLPSNEEPVLLFPDSTFFDSGLASDGSALQDAELDPRPEPDSPCREFSFKTPIKSSHPASSTPSKPPTVLLEPWRVTPLGKERGGMLDFSPIRTPGPSFTPHRHDHTPFSFSSTPFKDLPLFNSPRELLTSARSSSAAGPTGTCSPGLERLQGCSRELQIGGPSTANRSLTEGLVLDTMNDSLSKILVDISFSGLEDDDLGMGNISWSQLIPELK; encoded by the exons ATGAGACAGAGCCCAAGAAGGCCCCTGATCCTTAGGAGGAGGAAGCTTCCTTTCCAGCTAAATGAACCAACACTTGATGGCTCAATTGATGAGCCGGATGGACTACGACACAAGGGACCATCCACATCCAAACCCTCAGGTGGCCAGTGCTTTCCTGATGGCATCCGCATCATGGACCATCCCACTATGCCTGGCACACAAGTGGTTGTCATCCCCAAAACTGCAGACCTTCAGAGTGTAATTGGGGCCCTCACTGCCAAGGGAAAGGAGTGTGGCTCTCAAGGACCAAACAAATTCATCCTTCtaagtggtggtggctgtatcgAGGATGGTGCAGATTCTTTCAGTCAACCTAGCTATATGAGAGCTCGCAGCTCTGGTAGGAGTAGCATGGCTCTTGTCACACAGCCAGAGAAGGCAACAACAATGGACTGCCTAAAGGATACTAGGACTTTGACTACAATTAAACCAT TGAATAGGGACCTTGATTGCAGTCCTCTAGATGACAGCCTTACTAACATCCAGTGGCTTGGGAGGATGAATACAGACGGTCTTGAACCAGATCCTGCTAAGAAAGCTGCCAACAAAGAGAATCATGACGCTTGCCAACAGATTCTCCAG TCACAAAGTGAGCGAATGGAAGCACACATGGTTGTCAAAGACCCCTTGTCAGAGAGACCACCCTACTCATACATGGCAATGATTCAGTTTGCCATCAACAGTAAGAAGAGCAGGAGGATGACATTGAAAGAGATCTACACTTGGATTGAGGATCACTTTCCATATTTCAGAAAGGTGGCTAAGCCAGGCTGGAAG AATTCCATCCGCCACAATCTCTCCCTGCATGACATGTTCATCCGTGAGACAACACAAGATGGCAAGATCTCCTACTGGACCATCCGCCCAGAGGCCAATCGCTGCCTTACTCTTGACCAGGTTTACAAG ACTGAGTCTGATCCAACTTCCGTCTCGTCTCGGACCATGCAGGTCTGTGACCAACAT CAACAAAAGAGAATTGCTCCTGAAATCAAGAAAACATCTGCCAGTGCCCCTG agaggaagatgaagccCCTTCTTCCTCGTGCAGACTCCTACCTGGTCCCCATCCAGCTGCCTTTCACCCAGTCACTCTTCCTGTCCTCGTCCACACAGTTCCCCCTCTCTGCCCCCCAACAGAAATCTAGCTCCACAGGAGGGGGCAAGAGGGTCCGTATAGCTCCCAAG GTTACGTACAGTGATGCCTCCACAGTGATGCTGTATGCTCCTCCAGTTGAGGAGATGAAGGAGGAGCAGGTCTGTGTGCCCCTGACCTCTGTTACCCCTAGAGCCATTCTGACCAACACCAGGAAGGAAGTCAGCAGCTCCCGTCGCAAGCAGCGCCTCGTCCTGCCTTCCAACGAGGAGCCTGTGCTCCTCTTCCCCGACAGCACCTTCTTCGACTCGGGCCTGGCCTCCGACGGCTCCGCCTTACAGGACGCCGAGCTCGATCCCCGGCCGGAGCCTGACAGCCCCTGCAGGGAGTTCTCTTTCAAGACCCCCATCAAGAGCAGccacccagcctcctccacccCCAGCAAGCCACCCACTGTGCTGTTAGAGCCCTGGAGGGTGACCCCGCTGGGCAAGGAGAGAGGTGGCATGCTGGACTTCAGCCCCATCCGCACCCCCGGCCCCAGCTTCACCCCGCACCGCCATGACCACACCCCCTTCAGCTTCAGTAGCACTCCCTTTAAGGACCTGCCCTTGTTCAACTCCCCTCGCGAGCTGCTCACCTCTGCACGCTCCTCATCCGCGGCTGGCCCCACCGGCACCTGCTCCCCGGGGCTGGAGCGTCTGCAGGGCTGCTCTAGAGAGCTCCAGATCGGGGGTCCCTCCACAGCTAACCGCTCCCTTACGGAGGGCTTGGTCCTGGACACCATGAACGACAGCCTGAGCAAGATCTTGGTGGATATCAGCTTCTCTGGCCTGGAGGATGATGATCTGGGTATGGGGAACATCAGCTGGTCTCAGCTCATCCCTGAACTCAAGTAG
- the LOC139565672 gene encoding forkhead box protein M1-like isoform X2, which produces MNTDGLEPDPAKKAANKENHDACQQILQSQSERMEAHMVVKDPLSERPPYSYMAMIQFAINSKKSRRMTLKEIYTWIEDHFPYFRKVAKPGWKNSIRHNLSLHDMFIRETTQDGKISYWTIRPEANRCLTLDQVYKTESDPTSVSSRTMQVCDQHQQKRIAPEIKKTSASAPERKMKPLLPRADSYLVPIQLPFTQSLFLSSSTQFPLSAPQQKSSSTGGGKRVRIAPKVTYSDASTVMLYAPPVEEMKEEQVCVPLTSVTPRAILTNTRKEVSSSRRKQRLVLPSNEEPVLLFPDSTFFDSGLASDGSALQDAELDPRPEPDSPCREFSFKTPIKSSHPASSTPSKPPTVLLEPWRVTPLGKERGGMLDFSPIRTPGPSFTPHRHDHTPFSFSSTPFKDLPLFNSPRELLTSARSSSAAGPTGTCSPGLERLQGCSRELQIGGPSTANRSLTEGLVLDTMNDSLSKILVDISFSGLEDDDLGMGNISWSQLIPELK; this is translated from the exons ATGAATACAGACGGTCTTGAACCAGATCCTGCTAAGAAAGCTGCCAACAAAGAGAATCATGACGCTTGCCAACAGATTCTCCAG TCACAAAGTGAGCGAATGGAAGCACACATGGTTGTCAAAGACCCCTTGTCAGAGAGACCACCCTACTCATACATGGCAATGATTCAGTTTGCCATCAACAGTAAGAAGAGCAGGAGGATGACATTGAAAGAGATCTACACTTGGATTGAGGATCACTTTCCATATTTCAGAAAGGTGGCTAAGCCAGGCTGGAAG AATTCCATCCGCCACAATCTCTCCCTGCATGACATGTTCATCCGTGAGACAACACAAGATGGCAAGATCTCCTACTGGACCATCCGCCCAGAGGCCAATCGCTGCCTTACTCTTGACCAGGTTTACAAG ACTGAGTCTGATCCAACTTCCGTCTCGTCTCGGACCATGCAGGTCTGTGACCAACAT CAACAAAAGAGAATTGCTCCTGAAATCAAGAAAACATCTGCCAGTGCCCCTG agaggaagatgaagccCCTTCTTCCTCGTGCAGACTCCTACCTGGTCCCCATCCAGCTGCCTTTCACCCAGTCACTCTTCCTGTCCTCGTCCACACAGTTCCCCCTCTCTGCCCCCCAACAGAAATCTAGCTCCACAGGAGGGGGCAAGAGGGTCCGTATAGCTCCCAAG GTTACGTACAGTGATGCCTCCACAGTGATGCTGTATGCTCCTCCAGTTGAGGAGATGAAGGAGGAGCAGGTCTGTGTGCCCCTGACCTCTGTTACCCCTAGAGCCATTCTGACCAACACCAGGAAGGAAGTCAGCAGCTCCCGTCGCAAGCAGCGCCTCGTCCTGCCTTCCAACGAGGAGCCTGTGCTCCTCTTCCCCGACAGCACCTTCTTCGACTCGGGCCTGGCCTCCGACGGCTCCGCCTTACAGGACGCCGAGCTCGATCCCCGGCCGGAGCCTGACAGCCCCTGCAGGGAGTTCTCTTTCAAGACCCCCATCAAGAGCAGccacccagcctcctccacccCCAGCAAGCCACCCACTGTGCTGTTAGAGCCCTGGAGGGTGACCCCGCTGGGCAAGGAGAGAGGTGGCATGCTGGACTTCAGCCCCATCCGCACCCCCGGCCCCAGCTTCACCCCGCACCGCCATGACCACACCCCCTTCAGCTTCAGTAGCACTCCCTTTAAGGACCTGCCCTTGTTCAACTCCCCTCGCGAGCTGCTCACCTCTGCACGCTCCTCATCCGCGGCTGGCCCCACCGGCACCTGCTCCCCGGGGCTGGAGCGTCTGCAGGGCTGCTCTAGAGAGCTCCAGATCGGGGGTCCCTCCACAGCTAACCGCTCCCTTACGGAGGGCTTGGTCCTGGACACCATGAACGACAGCCTGAGCAAGATCTTGGTGGATATCAGCTTCTCTGGCCTGGAGGATGATGATCTGGGTATGGGGAACATCAGCTGGTCTCAGCTCATCCCTGAACTCAAGTAG
- the LOC139565673 gene encoding cystine/glutamate transporter-like has protein sequence MGIDGIQSKEEGDEVKEKKEDEVIHLRRTIGLLPAISFIIGTVVGSGIFIAPKGVLMNSGSVGLSLVVWALCGVLSTFGALCYAELGTTFTKSGGHYTYLLETLGPLPAFLRLWAEFLFIRPAVASYVSLAFGRYLVDPFFSPCAPPTALIKLVSILGVTFVVAINCWSVTLVSRTQITLTFIKMFALVLIIVPGIMALARGQTENFQNGFEIDTLTLDKLPLAFYSGLYAYGGWFYLNFVTEEVINPNRNIPLAIIFSMVTVTVCYVLVNVAYYTMMTAEELLVSDAVAVTFANRALHGLASVIPVLVAVSCLGALNGGFFGAPRMLFVGAREGHWPVLFSMIHIRRNTPLPAVLLLYPLVVVMVARGEIFQLINFASFSRWLFIAMATMGMLIHRYRFPLHPRPFKVPLAIAVTFTVVCFFIVGLSLYSDPWNTGGSCALTLSGVPVYYLTVHRSRLPTRWRKIFNYCSKQLQILLEVAQQEVQTY, from the exons ATGGGCATAGATGGAATTCAGTCGaaggaagagggggatgaggtgAAGGAGAAGAAAGAAGATGAAGTGATCCACCTGAGGAGGACAATAGGTCTGCTTCCGGCTATCTCCTTCATCATCGGTACCGTGGTGGGCAGCGGCATCTTCATTGCACCAAAAGGGGTTCTGATGAACAGTGGTAGTGTGGGCCTGTCACTGGTGGTTTGGGCACTGTGTGGGGTTCTCTCGACCTTCG GGGCCTTGTGTTATGCTGAGCTGGGAACCACATTTACAAAGTCAGGGGGCCACTACACCTATCTGCTGGAGACATTAGGACCCTTGCCTGCGTTCCTGCGTCTCTGGGCAGAGTTTTTATTCATCAG GCCAGCTGTAGCATCCTACGTATCCCTGGCATTCGGACGCTATCTGGTGGATCCCTTTTTCAGCCCTTGTGCTCCTCCCACAGCACTGATTAAACTGGTCAGCATCcttggagtga CATTTGTGGTGGCGATAAACTGCTGGAGTGTGACCCTGGTCTCTCGCACCCAGATCACTCTGACATTCATCAAGATGTTTGCCCTGGTCTTAATCATCGTTCCTGGCATCATGGCATTAGCCAGAG gaCAGACAGAGAACTTTCAGAATGGCTTTGAGATTGATACATTAACACTGGATAAGCTACCATTGGCCTTTTATTCTGGTCTATATGCCTATGGTGGATG GTTTTATCTGAATTTTGTCACAGAGGAGGTCATTAACCCAAATAG AAACATCCCACTGGCAATCATCTTCTCCATGGTGACGGTGACTGTGTGCTACGTTCTTGTCAACGTGGCCTATTACACCATGATGACAGCAGAGGAGCTTCTTGTGTCTGACGCTGTGGCTGTG ACGTTTGCCAATCGTGCGCTTCACGGCTTGGCCTCTGTGATTCCTGTACTGGTAGCTGTGTCCTGTCTTGGGGCGCTGAACGGTGGCTTCTTTGGAGCACCCAG GATGCTGTTTGTGGGGGCCAGGGAGGGAcactggccagtcctcttctcaatGATCCACATCCGTAGAAACACGCCTCTgcctgctgttctgctgctg TATCCGTTGGTGGTAGTAATGGTGGCGAGAGGAGAGATATTCCAGCTGATCAACTTTGCCTCCTTCTCTCGGTGGCTCTTCATTGCCATGGCGACCATGGGGATGCTCATCCATCGCTACCGCTTCCCCCTCCACCCAAGACCCTTCAAG GTGCCGCTGGCCATTGCAGTCACCTTCACAGTGGTGTGCTTCTTCATCGTTGGGCTGTCTCTGTACTCAGACCCCTGGAACACAGGGGGCAGCTGTGCTCTCACCCTGTCTGGAGTCCCTGTCTACTACCTGACCGTGCACCGCTCACGCCTGCCCACCCGATGGAGAAAGATCTTCA ACTACTGCAGCAAGCAGCTCCAGATACTGCTGGAGGTGGCTCAGCAAGAAGTACAGACCTACTAA